A region from the Solibacillus sp. FSL H8-0523 genome encodes:
- a CDS encoding DUF5412 domain-containing protein, with translation MTAKLSGNRKRLLKIVLIVGFFILSAIGYGLYWAFYDMNRLPTGVYLTESTSPDGKYTVKAYVSSPSLSADAVRGELMFNESKRKPKNIYWNYRESTAEIVWQDERTVVINGLSLQVPNEKFDWRHD, from the coding sequence ATGACTGCAAAATTATCGGGAAATAGAAAAAGGTTGTTGAAAATTGTATTGATTGTTGGTTTTTTTATATTGAGCGCAATTGGCTACGGTTTATACTGGGCATTTTATGATATGAATCGTCTACCAACAGGGGTATATCTCACGGAATCAACGTCACCAGATGGAAAGTATACGGTAAAGGCCTATGTATCGAGTCCAAGTTTAAGCGCGGATGCTGTTCGAGGGGAATTGATGTTTAATGAAAGTAAGCGCAAGCCGAAAAATATTTACTGGAATTACCGTGAATCAACAGCTGAAATCGTATGGCAAGATGAGCGGACGGTTGTGATCAACGGGCTATCCCTTCAAGTACCAAACGAAAAGTTTGATTGGCGACATGACTAA
- a CDS encoding RNA polymerase sigma factor encodes MDFDKLYSEQFQPTYVFIRYMVGHAELAEDLTQETFYRIYKAKNLERVTNSTVYVRQVARNLVYDYYRKKALIKWLPFTASHEQHEVTYVPEDWLLQQEQRKVLFEALQQLKPLQREIIIYRKIEERSIEETCTILGLTALKVVNTQRSAMKKLEQLLGGVYDEA; translated from the coding sequence ATGGATTTTGACAAGCTGTATAGCGAGCAGTTTCAGCCGACATATGTATTTATTCGATACATGGTCGGGCATGCGGAACTAGCAGAGGATTTAACGCAGGAAACATTTTACCGCATTTATAAAGCGAAAAATTTAGAGCGTGTTACAAATAGCACGGTATACGTAAGGCAAGTGGCACGCAATCTTGTGTATGATTATTATCGCAAAAAAGCACTGATCAAGTGGCTACCGTTTACCGCATCACATGAACAGCATGAGGTGACGTATGTACCAGAGGATTGGTTGCTACAGCAAGAACAAAGAAAAGTACTATTTGAAGCACTGCAGCAGCTAAAGCCGTTGCAACGGGAAATCATCATTTACCGTAAAATTGAGGAACGTTCCATTGAAGAAACATGTACGATTTTAGGGCTAACTGCGTTGAAAGTGGTCAACACACAGCGCAGTGCCATGAAAAAGCTGGAGCAACTATTAGGGGGTGTGTATGATGAAGCTTGA
- a CDS encoding cysteine-rich CWC family protein produces MTDKQCPICGENNACNVADAKNCWCMTVKIPQALLDEVPKDQQSCICTDCVQNYMKKMKTL; encoded by the coding sequence ATGACAGATAAACAATGCCCAATTTGCGGCGAGAACAATGCATGTAACGTAGCAGATGCAAAAAACTGCTGGTGCATGACTGTCAAAATCCCACAGGCATTATTAGACGAAGTACCAAAAGACCAGCAAAGTTGTATTTGCACAGACTGTGTACAAAACTATATGAAAAAAATGAAGACACTTTAG
- a CDS encoding chemotaxis protein CheW: MGFEKAVVFLCGTEEYAVPVEQVVSIEKLERVTPIPHLPNYLLGFTRIRGELTPVIDFGQVLYNRPTHTETSKVIVLSTDIVNYGLLVADAREILDFEEGVLKQMGLVNYEKTKYFTAVANLEDRMISCVDPHILVNSLDGIREIINYLHKMLENEEAKA, from the coding sequence ATGGGCTTTGAAAAAGCAGTTGTCTTTTTATGTGGGACAGAGGAATACGCAGTACCGGTAGAACAGGTCGTATCAATCGAAAAATTAGAGCGTGTAACACCAATTCCACATTTACCTAACTACTTATTAGGCTTTACTCGCATTCGTGGCGAGTTAACACCAGTGATTGATTTTGGTCAAGTTTTATATAATCGTCCAACGCATACGGAGACGTCAAAAGTTATTGTATTATCAACAGACATCGTCAACTACGGATTACTTGTAGCCGATGCGCGCGAAATCCTGGATTTTGAAGAGGGCGTGTTAAAGCAAATGGGTCTTGTGAATTACGAGAAAACGAAGTACTTCACAGCCGTTGCCAATTTAGAGGACCGCATGATTTCATGTGTGGATCCGCATATTTTAGTCAATTCATTAGATGGCATCCGTGAGATTATTAATTACTTACACAAGATGCTGGAAAACGAAGAAGCGAAGGCTTAA
- a CDS encoding GNAT family N-acetyltransferase, producing MEITTLVKKPSYSKDVAHMIYEEFVVGTTSKMTFADVETFFQHTQFDSFPITFIAIVNETCVGTVSVFQNDYKERPHYTPWLASLYVKPEYREQKIGAQLMTYLLAYVKVLGISEIYLKTENASDYYTKRGWTLVESIHEPDEKIVDIFKFPNLNLHPKRID from the coding sequence ATGGAGATTACAACGCTAGTAAAAAAGCCGTCTTATAGTAAAGACGTAGCTCACATGATTTACGAGGAATTTGTAGTTGGGACAACGAGTAAAATGACATTCGCTGATGTAGAGACATTCTTTCAGCACACACAGTTCGATTCTTTCCCGATAACTTTTATCGCAATTGTCAATGAAACTTGCGTAGGGACAGTATCTGTTTTTCAAAACGATTATAAAGAACGCCCACACTATACACCTTGGCTTGCTTCACTTTATGTAAAACCCGAATATCGCGAGCAAAAAATCGGTGCACAGTTGATGACGTATTTACTAGCCTATGTAAAAGTATTGGGCATCTCTGAAATCTATTTAAAGACTGAAAATGCCTCAGACTATTACACCAAACGCGGATGGACATTGGTAGAATCCATTCATGAGCCTGACGAGAAAATCGTGGATATATTTAAATTTCCGAATCTTAATTTACACCCGAAACGTATAGACTAA
- a CDS encoding DUF3169 family protein yields MILLTIAIILAFFCTRQLWTSYDFASSQEIVFLCGNLVSSVFLVIAGIYYVYITRGLKKNKEMDDEDYVLNTLERKMYHASYFVLTALIIGFISVATGFMYFRNDQPEIVLFSFIITMFSLFFFISNSKVDSLTFPNFKAPDPQSKTPIADTLEYYDDGQKYLLLKALYKLYFLILTLMVFLIFGLMYYSVFTGNNQTVSIIGIGVILLISLLIFTSSLMPQKLQKNEDA; encoded by the coding sequence ATGATTTTATTAACGATTGCTATCATACTCGCGTTTTTTTGCACGCGACAACTGTGGACTTCATATGATTTTGCTTCATCACAAGAAATTGTGTTTCTTTGCGGTAATCTAGTCAGTAGTGTTTTTCTTGTCATTGCGGGGATTTACTATGTCTACATCACGCGCGGACTAAAAAAGAACAAGGAAATGGATGATGAGGATTATGTTTTAAACACATTAGAGCGTAAAATGTATCATGCCTCGTACTTCGTATTAACTGCATTAATCATTGGCTTTATTTCAGTCGCTACGGGCTTTATGTATTTTAGAAATGATCAACCTGAAATTGTGTTGTTCTCATTCATTATTACTATGTTTTCATTATTTTTCTTTATATCAAATAGTAAAGTAGATTCTCTTACATTCCCGAACTTTAAAGCACCTGATCCCCAATCTAAAACGCCGATTGCGGATACGTTAGAATACTATGACGATGGACAAAAGTACTTATTACTAAAAGCTTTATATAAACTATACTTTTTAATCCTTACCTTGATGGTTTTTCTCATTTTTGGACTGATGTATTATTCTGTTTTTACAGGCAACAACCAAACGGTAAGTATTATTGGAATCGGTGTTATCCTTCTAATTAGCTTACTGATTTTCACGAGCAGCCTTATGCCGCAAAAACTACAAAAAAATGAAGACGCCTAA
- a CDS encoding GNAT family N-acetyltransferase, with protein MQVKLFETRYAQKVATLLNNYLPFEEENEITVLQAGGIQYICVDGEEVVGYIAGYLIKDARNEFPYFEQELTELRSVTTKKATFYTSHLVVNPNYRGQGIGRALVEAYDKAVKEQAGAVISVGWVKSDTNSWDAEKLFATMGLSRFMYIGEYFKPYDVYCPSCDGRCVCDADIYYKVYDK; from the coding sequence ATGCAAGTAAAGTTATTCGAAACGCGCTACGCACAAAAAGTAGCGACATTATTAAACAACTATTTACCGTTTGAAGAGGAAAATGAAATCACCGTGCTACAAGCAGGTGGCATTCAATATATCTGTGTGGACGGCGAGGAGGTCGTTGGTTATATTGCGGGTTACCTAATCAAAGATGCGCGTAACGAGTTCCCGTATTTTGAACAGGAGCTTACGGAGTTACGCTCGGTAACTACGAAAAAAGCGACATTTTACACAAGTCATTTAGTCGTCAATCCGAATTACCGCGGGCAGGGTATTGGCCGAGCACTTGTGGAGGCGTATGACAAGGCAGTGAAGGAACAAGCAGGTGCGGTAATCTCCGTTGGCTGGGTGAAGTCTGATACGAATTCATGGGATGCGGAGAAGTTATTCGCCACTATGGGTTTATCCCGTTTTATGTATATCGGTGAATATTTTAAGCCGTACGACGTGTATTGCCCGAGCTGTGATGGGCGCTGCGTTTGCGATGCGGATATTTATTATAAGGTGTATGACAAGTAG
- a CDS encoding reverse transcriptase domain-containing protein: MTKLKPIMHEKQIAELLDVPFREFYETLQDEERYHAFAIGKKRAGKRIIYAPNDQLKHIQQQFLHVLDQYPVHRQAHGFSKGKDFITNASLHVGKNFIFTFDVENFFPSIKQRTVKSYFRSTLNLTNHTSNVLTDLVCHPDGFLPQGAPTSPVMTNLILYRFDQHMEALAKKYKCTYSRYADDITFSTNENVFPSAIAKQDVDENWQVNDNIVKELKAYGLKIHPQKVHMQMPSSKKFVTGVVVNEKLNVNRSYIKQVRAAIYNLQTKKHYKQEVCKVIGQQERHWHFVERTQVLQAIRVLRGQIEHIGNVRGKQDTYYTQLLKAHRALIGIYRYRRIL, from the coding sequence ATGACAAAATTAAAACCGATTATGCATGAAAAGCAAATTGCCGAGTTATTAGATGTACCGTTTCGTGAATTTTATGAAACGCTTCAAGACGAAGAACGTTATCATGCATTCGCGATTGGTAAAAAGCGTGCCGGAAAACGAATTATTTATGCACCAAATGACCAATTGAAGCACATTCAGCAGCAATTCCTACATGTATTAGATCAATACCCTGTACATCGCCAAGCGCATGGCTTCAGTAAGGGCAAGGACTTTATTACGAACGCGTCGTTGCATGTTGGAAAGAACTTTATTTTTACATTTGATGTTGAAAACTTTTTCCCATCGATTAAGCAAAGAACGGTCAAAAGTTATTTTCGATCAACATTGAATTTAACGAATCATACATCAAATGTGTTAACAGATCTTGTATGCCATCCAGACGGTTTTTTACCACAGGGTGCACCAACATCACCTGTTATGACGAATCTCATTTTGTATCGTTTTGATCAGCACATGGAGGCGTTAGCGAAAAAGTACAAGTGTACGTATAGTCGCTATGCGGACGATATTACGTTTTCAACAAATGAAAATGTGTTTCCAAGCGCCATTGCGAAGCAGGATGTGGACGAGAATTGGCAAGTGAATGACAACATTGTCAAGGAATTAAAGGCTTACGGTTTGAAAATTCATCCACAAAAAGTGCATATGCAAATGCCTTCTAGTAAAAAGTTTGTTACTGGGGTTGTTGTCAATGAAAAATTGAATGTCAATCGCAGTTATATTAAACAGGTGCGCGCGGCTATTTATAATTTACAAACGAAAAAGCATTATAAGCAGGAAGTGTGTAAGGTGATTGGTCAGCAGGAGCGTCATTGGCATTTTGTTGAACGAACGCAGGTGCTACAGGCGATTCGCGTGTTACGTGGACAAATTGAGCATATTGGTAATGTGCGCGGAAAGCAGGATACGTATTATACACAGCTTTTAAAAGCGCACCGGGCATTAATTGGTATATATCGTTATCGTAGAATTTTATAG
- a CDS encoding helix-turn-helix transcriptional regulator, translating to MKNRLKELRAREGMNQTELAKKAKISRQTISLIERNEYMPSLLIATKIAYVFNETIEQIFIFDQEELE from the coding sequence ATGAAAAACCGATTAAAGGAGCTACGTGCCAGAGAGGGAATGAACCAAACCGAATTGGCGAAGAAAGCCAAAATTTCGCGCCAGACAATTAGCTTGATCGAGCGCAACGAATATATGCCGTCACTATTAATTGCAACGAAAATTGCGTATGTCTTTAACGAGACGATTGAACAAATTTTTATATTTGATCAGGAGGAATTAGAATGA
- a CDS encoding SEC-C metal-binding domain-containing protein, with amino-acid sequence MSIGRNDACTCGSGKKFKKCCLGKVTNEWGTAGENPAIEVLPKPLKQQQFFIDRGVREFVLASIEWGQRVLKSEPVDQEQLGQIFQDLRLFATTSNQREAYMDILKSTFKARNESLRASQAMELKKLTVSQPVLLQNEQALLNDIATSCLLDLKPEFAEPDYGMISIQLEFAFIVIKDVLLEQQQFVDHVQLIVDEENGQEFLTNWSIQYQQLEQGDLPQPVMVEISHLNEGYNTLQKVKNDYPLLEEKTKKNLASALYYTEHLDNKIQQYLFYDEIILALITSMEKEFRTIIESHNPKNVNKLQFVELINEFYDHYEASFTELSKDEAHELRKIRNQLAHGERSAKHEDFIAIKAQLIDQQFFMAIQHIKQELRVVTNEN; translated from the coding sequence ATGTCAATTGGACGAAATGATGCTTGTACATGTGGGTCAGGGAAAAAATTTAAGAAGTGTTGTTTGGGAAAGGTTACGAATGAATGGGGGACGGCTGGTGAAAATCCAGCGATTGAAGTTTTGCCTAAACCACTAAAGCAGCAGCAATTCTTTATCGATCGAGGTGTGCGTGAATTTGTATTGGCATCAATCGAATGGGGCCAACGCGTTTTAAAATCTGAGCCTGTCGATCAAGAACAGCTTGGGCAGATTTTTCAGGATTTAAGATTGTTTGCTACAACATCAAATCAACGAGAGGCTTATATGGATATTTTAAAGTCGACATTTAAAGCGCGAAATGAGTCGTTACGTGCATCGCAAGCTATGGAGCTAAAAAAACTTACTGTAAGTCAACCTGTGTTGCTACAAAATGAACAGGCATTATTAAATGACATAGCAACTAGCTGTCTTTTGGATTTAAAACCAGAATTTGCTGAACCAGATTACGGGATGATTTCTATTCAGCTCGAGTTCGCCTTTATTGTAATAAAAGATGTACTACTTGAACAGCAGCAATTTGTTGATCACGTTCAATTAATTGTTGATGAAGAGAATGGACAAGAATTTTTAACAAATTGGTCGATTCAATATCAGCAACTAGAGCAAGGAGATTTACCACAGCCGGTAATGGTTGAAATTTCTCATTTAAATGAGGGCTATAACACGTTGCAAAAGGTGAAAAATGACTATCCTCTTCTTGAAGAAAAGACGAAGAAGAACCTTGCAAGTGCACTCTATTATACGGAGCATTTAGATAATAAAATTCAACAATATTTGTTTTATGATGAGATTATTTTAGCGTTAATTACATCGATGGAAAAAGAATTTAGAACAATCATTGAATCACATAACCCTAAAAATGTGAATAAGCTACAATTTGTTGAGTTAATAAATGAATTTTATGATCATTATGAAGCAAGCTTTACGGAACTTTCAAAAGATGAAGCACATGAATTACGCAAAATTCGTAATCAATTGGCGCATGGGGAACGTTCGGCAAAACATGAAGATTTTATAGCGATTAAAGCACAACTAATTGATCAACAGTTCTTCATGGCAATCCAACATATCAAGCAGGAATTACGCGTAGTAACAAATGAAAATTAA
- a CDS encoding DUF1648 domain-containing protein, with protein sequence MLNETAKPKLRIPKTKSEWVFDVIGYLALATMLAVIVFNWSVLPEQVPAHFGANGEVDRWGSKWELLIIPGIAIGMHFFMLVIGNFPKMHNYPERFNEQNAAAFYTNSRQTLNYMRNIINVLFSYCVYVVIAIALGHESSLGWPFFTILALLFVVLGYKIYKTFKIK encoded by the coding sequence ATGTTAAATGAAACAGCGAAACCAAAATTACGTATTCCAAAAACAAAATCCGAATGGGTATTTGATGTCATTGGTTATTTGGCACTCGCCACAATGCTTGCTGTGATTGTGTTTAACTGGAGTGTCTTACCAGAGCAAGTCCCTGCGCACTTTGGAGCAAATGGCGAAGTAGACCGCTGGGGTTCGAAATGGGAGCTACTTATTATTCCCGGTATTGCAATTGGCATGCATTTTTTCATGCTAGTCATTGGAAATTTTCCAAAAATGCATAACTACCCAGAGCGCTTTAATGAACAGAACGCGGCGGCGTTTTACACGAATAGCCGGCAAACGCTGAATTATATGCGTAATATTATTAATGTATTATTTAGCTATTGCGTGTATGTGGTGATTGCCATTGCACTCGGTCACGAAAGCTCACTCGGCTGGCCATTTTTCACGATTTTAGCACTGCTATTTGTTGTGTTAGGTTACAAAATTTATAAAACGTTTAAGATTAAATGA
- a CDS encoding Fe3+ hydroxamate ABC transporter substrate-binding protein, protein MFFEKATCSICKKEIEGDEVVYVKMRYPKRKGMTEIKAYLRNEGIFICEACNSKQQNPL, encoded by the coding sequence ATGTTTTTCGAAAAAGCGACATGTTCCATTTGCAAAAAAGAAATCGAGGGCGATGAGGTCGTCTATGTCAAAATGCGCTATCCAAAACGTAAAGGCATGACGGAAATTAAAGCCTATTTAAGAAATGAAGGGATATTTATTTGTGAGGCTTGTAATAGTAAACAACAAAATCCGTTATAA
- a CDS encoding nucleoside 2-deoxyribosyltransferase encodes MKAYLANGLFSIGDRYVNELLARELRATIPEIELYVPQENDAINDKNAYANSLAIAAADLASLKESDVLIAVIDGVEIDSGVAAEIGSFSMLNRPIVALFSDVRQQGRTNAKKIDALVADGTENQFIYRNLFVVGLIKQNGVIASTVEEVVEAVLKISK; translated from the coding sequence ATGAAAGCTTATTTAGCAAATGGATTATTTTCAATTGGGGACCGTTATGTCAATGAACTACTGGCACGCGAATTACGTGCGACGATTCCTGAAATCGAACTATACGTCCCACAGGAAAACGATGCGATTAACGATAAAAATGCCTATGCAAATAGTTTAGCGATTGCAGCGGCAGACTTAGCTAGCTTAAAAGAAAGTGACGTCCTGATTGCAGTGATCGACGGAGTGGAAATTGACTCGGGCGTGGCCGCTGAAATCGGCTCGTTTTCAATGCTAAACCGTCCGATCGTGGCGCTATTTAGCGATGTGCGTCAGCAAGGCCGAACAAACGCGAAGAAAATTGATGCGCTTGTCGCAGATGGTACGGAAAATCAGTTTATTTACCGCAATTTATTTGTCGTTGGGTTAATTAAGCAAAATGGTGTGATTGCTTCGACGGTTGAGGAAGTTGTGGAAGCAGTATTAAAGATAAGTAAATAG
- a CDS encoding DUF2975 domain-containing protein, whose product MNRISSLILKGLLFVLGGIVLLLCVSALPYLAKEAASEFPEVAYLHYPILLGLYATAIPFFYAIYETVAMLGIIEKESIASKQLVPGFKRIQYCGILIVLLYCAGIVLLSVAKALIPMLLLIGIGVLLITAIVISTSAFMKQAIGKSSLA is encoded by the coding sequence ATGAATCGTATAAGTTCATTGATATTGAAAGGGCTTTTATTCGTATTAGGTGGCATCGTGCTACTACTTTGTGTATCTGCGTTACCGTATCTTGCGAAAGAGGCGGCAAGTGAATTTCCTGAAGTCGCGTATTTGCACTATCCGATTTTGCTGGGGCTTTATGCGACGGCGATTCCGTTCTTTTATGCGATTTATGAGACCGTTGCAATGCTTGGGATTATTGAAAAAGAATCGATTGCATCGAAACAGCTCGTGCCAGGTTTTAAGCGGATTCAATATTGTGGCATACTAATTGTGCTGCTGTATTGCGCGGGGATTGTACTATTATCAGTTGCGAAAGCATTAATACCAATGCTCCTATTAATCGGGATAGGGGTATTGCTCATAACGGCAATTGTCATTTCGACGTCGGCCTTTATGAAGCAGGCAATTGGGAAGAGTAGTTTAGCATAG
- a CDS encoding dehydrogenase: MMKLDNQFKQLQNHPENERLQQEIRAKLDGKNVKKPWNLLGSPLGEWSFVLVFVVLASFLLVTSLNDTNQATSDSIKAIYSYKSSGSSDDFRAKPSTNYIGMENVTTDSLLFLFENIDELPSVDPQTKQYTDYQLIVVYENGEQRRFELDDYYLYDVDQDLFYPGFNQLPQAVYYDLRNVHFVKLPIILLPVLILVVTGAVSLFYSRRKIELPRHNQSLYVATAIYVLVMIAVFYYALNIGLLYRPFIFVLILLLGYIMWWPIKRGTTNPTILRVEKLKIIVIVLSVIAFLFWG, encoded by the coding sequence ATGATGAAGCTTGATAATCAGTTCAAACAGCTACAAAACCATCCAGAAAATGAACGCTTACAACAAGAAATTCGGGCAAAATTAGATGGAAAGAACGTGAAGAAACCGTGGAATCTGTTAGGAAGCCCTTTAGGTGAATGGAGCTTCGTCCTGGTATTTGTTGTCCTTGCGAGCTTTTTACTTGTTACTTCGTTAAATGACACGAATCAGGCGACATCAGATTCGATCAAGGCGATTTATTCTTATAAAAGTAGCGGATCAAGTGACGATTTCCGTGCAAAGCCGTCGACCAATTATATCGGCATGGAAAATGTGACGACAGACAGCTTATTATTTTTATTTGAAAACATTGATGAGCTACCGAGCGTTGATCCACAAACGAAGCAATATACGGATTATCAACTGATTGTTGTCTATGAAAACGGGGAGCAGCGCCGGTTTGAGTTAGATGACTATTACTTATATGATGTAGATCAAGACCTGTTTTACCCAGGCTTCAACCAATTGCCACAGGCCGTCTATTATGATTTACGTAATGTGCATTTTGTTAAACTACCAATTATTTTGTTGCCGGTGTTGATTTTAGTCGTTACCGGTGCTGTGTCTTTATTTTATAGTCGAAGAAAAATTGAATTACCGCGCCATAATCAATCGTTGTATGTGGCAACGGCTATTTATGTGCTCGTAATGATTGCGGTATTTTACTATGCGCTTAATATCGGCTTATTGTATCGACCGTTTATTTTCGTTTTGATTTTACTGCTCGGCTATATCATGTGGTGGCCAATTAAGCGCGGAACGACTAATCCGACGATACTTCGTGTTGAAAAACTAAAAATTATTGTAATCGTGCTGAGTGTAATCGCGTTTCTTTTTTGGGGATAG
- a CDS encoding VTT domain-containing protein: MLLDIIQFLRGIDQVIFYYIEELGLYIYLLLFAVVFTKTAFVILTFLPGDSTVFTSGTLAALGKIDLVVLFVLFIVATTLADSNNYLIGRSVRKIPPKRNLIMRVVSEEQVQKAQHFLQQYDNVAITFSRFVPIMRTMTPFISGYTNFSYSRFLRYNFIGAVLWTTVWLGSGFILGNVPWVEENLVLTLTIITALVMLLSALAYLRQIKKAN, translated from the coding sequence ATGCTACTCGACATCATTCAGTTTCTACGTGGAATCGATCAAGTGATTTTCTATTACATAGAAGAGCTCGGACTTTATATATACTTGCTATTATTTGCCGTAGTTTTTACTAAGACCGCCTTTGTTATTTTAACATTTTTACCAGGAGATAGCACCGTCTTTACAAGCGGTACACTGGCTGCACTTGGTAAAATTGATTTAGTCGTCTTATTTGTGCTCTTTATTGTTGCGACAACGTTAGCCGACAGTAACAATTATCTCATCGGGCGCTCGGTACGTAAAATCCCACCAAAGCGCAACCTTATAATGCGCGTTGTTTCTGAGGAGCAAGTACAAAAAGCGCAGCACTTTTTACAGCAATATGATAACGTTGCCATTACATTCTCACGCTTCGTGCCGATTATGCGAACGATGACACCATTCATTTCTGGCTATACTAATTTTTCATATAGCCGCTTTCTACGCTATAATTTCATCGGTGCTGTGCTATGGACAACCGTTTGGCTTGGGTCTGGCTTCATCTTAGGTAACGTGCCATGGGTAGAGGAAAATCTTGTATTAACACTTACAATCATTACCGCGCTCGTTATGCTACTCTCTGCCCTTGCCTACCTGAGGCAAATAAAAAAGGCCAACTAA
- a CDS encoding M20/M25/M40 family metallo-hydrolase, protein MSRLVEEFLELVQIDSETKHEEVIAPILVQKLEDMGFDVFQDDAHTRNGHGAGNIIATLKGDETIEPIYFTVHMDTVVPGIGIKPEIREDGYIYSDGTTILGADDKAGMAAIFEMARRIKEKNINHGTIQFIITAGEESGLVGAKELNPEHIIAKYGFAVDSDGKVGGIVVAAPFQAKVNVKVFGKTAHAGVAPEKGISAITVAAKAVAQLKLGRLDEETTANIGRFEGGKATNIVCDEVTIFAEARSIDEAKLNAQTAHMKETFERVAKEHGARAEVDVALSYPGFRVTEDDQVVRIAQAAAQAVGRTPQLGISGGGSDANVIAGFGIPTVNLSVGYEEIHTTNERIPVEELEKLADLLEQIIVETTK, encoded by the coding sequence ATGAGCCGCTTAGTAGAAGAATTTTTAGAATTAGTACAAATTGATTCTGAAACAAAACATGAAGAAGTCATTGCACCGATTTTAGTGCAAAAATTAGAGGATATGGGTTTTGACGTATTCCAAGATGATGCACATACACGTAATGGTCACGGCGCAGGGAACATCATCGCAACATTAAAAGGTGACGAAACAATCGAGCCAATTTACTTCACTGTGCACATGGATACAGTCGTACCAGGTATCGGAATCAAACCAGAAATTCGTGAAGATGGCTATATTTATTCAGACGGCACAACGATTTTAGGTGCGGATGATAAAGCAGGGATGGCGGCAATTTTCGAAATGGCACGCCGTATTAAAGAAAAAAATATTAACCACGGGACAATCCAGTTCATCATTACAGCTGGTGAAGAAAGTGGCCTAGTCGGTGCGAAGGAATTAAATCCTGAACACATTATCGCAAAATACGGTTTTGCGGTAGATAGTGATGGTAAAGTAGGCGGTATCGTCGTAGCAGCACCATTCCAAGCAAAAGTAAACGTCAAAGTATTCGGTAAAACTGCTCATGCTGGGGTTGCGCCTGAAAAAGGTATTTCAGCAATTACAGTGGCAGCGAAAGCCGTAGCACAGTTAAAGCTTGGCCGTTTAGATGAAGAAACAACAGCTAATATCGGTCGTTTTGAAGGTGGGAAAGCAACAAATATCGTATGCGATGAAGTAACAATTTTCGCAGAAGCGCGTTCAATCGACGAAGCAAAATTAAATGCACAAACAGCGCATATGAAAGAAACATTCGAGCGTGTGGCAAAAGAACACGGTGCACGTGCAGAAGTGGATGTAGCCTTATCGTACCCAGGCTTCCGTGTAACTGAAGACGATCAAGTCGTTCGAATCGCACAAGCAGCAGCACAAGCAGTTGGCCGTACACCACAGCTAGGTATTTCAGGCGGGGGTAGTGATGCAAACGTCATCGCAGGCTTTGGTATTCCAACAGTTAACCTATCAGTTGGTTACGAGGAAATCCATACAACAAACGAAAGAATCCCAGTAGAAGAGCTTGAAAAATTAGCAGATTTATTAGAGCAAATTATCGTAGAAACAACTAAATAA